The DNA sequence AATATGGTATAGAATTCTCCGGAAACTGTTATTCATGCGATCTGACAAGCCTGTCTATAACAAAGAAGCAAATCAGATGGACGAATGTCTGTGATGAAAAAGATACTTTTGAAATTGATGATTTTTCATACTCTAATGAAGGAAACAAAACTATCTTTAAAACAGCGGAAAGAATCTATATTTTAACCCAAATAGATAAAGCACCTGTTTATGAACTCGTGATAGAAGGCAAAAAACTGGAGCTAAAAAACAAAAGAATATCCAAATATTTTACCACCAAAAAAACTTTGCCTCTTTTCACAGAGCATGATTGCGGAGATTTTGAGGGATAGAAGGTAGAGTAGTACGGAACAACCTCTTCTTAAAATTAAGCATAAAAAAACCTCAAAGTAATTTGAGGTTTTTTTATATTAAAATAATGACTTAATTATTTTGCTGGTTTTTTAGGACTCATCATCATAATCATCCTTTTTCCTTCAAGTTTAGGAAGCTGGTCTACTTTCCCTACGTGCTCTAGTTCCTGAGCAAGTTTTAAAAGCAAAATTTCTCCCTGGTCCTTAAAGATAATCGAACGTCCTTTAAAAAATACGTAGGTCTTTAATTTAGAACCTTCTTCAAGGAATTTTTCAGCATGCTTCTTTTTGAATTCGTAATCATGGTCGTCAGTCTGAGGTCCGAAACGGATCTCTTTTACTACCACTTTTACTTGCTTAGCCTTAAGTTCCTTTTGTTTTTTCTTTTGCTCGTATAAGAATTTCTTGTATTCTAATACTCTTGCAATAAAAGGTTCTGCTTTATCAGAAATTACTACTAAATCCAATTCCTGATCTGCAGCAATCTGTCTTGCCTTGTCAATTGGATAAATTCCTGGCTCTACGTTATCGCCCACCAAACGAAGCTCTCTCACACGAATTTTATCGTTGATCAAGTGTAAGTCCTCCTGTACAGGACGTCTTTGTGGGCCCCTGTTGTTAAATCTTTGTGCTATTGTATTATAATTTTATTGGTTAATTACTTAATTTAATTCATTCAAATATTTAAAAATTGAAAGATTCTGTTATTGCATTAACTTTTGAATCCTTCAATCTTTAATTAAATTTATATGGCTGCTTCTTTTTTAAAGTAAGCAACGAAATCCTCCATTTTCATGACTCC is a window from the Chryseobacterium indologenes genome containing:
- the infC gene encoding translation initiation factor IF-3; the protein is MINDKIRVRELRLVGDNVEPGIYPIDKARQIAADQELDLVVISDKAEPFIARVLEYKKFLYEQKKKQKELKAKQVKVVVKEIRFGPQTDDHDYEFKKKHAEKFLEEGSKLKTYVFFKGRSIIFKDQGEILLLKLAQELEHVGKVDQLPKLEGKRMIMMMSPKKPAK